The Lycium barbarum isolate Lr01 chromosome 10, ASM1917538v2, whole genome shotgun sequence genome includes a region encoding these proteins:
- the LOC132615545 gene encoding reticulon-like protein B9 — MPIYSSDSDDPRPSYSAPPKRLFARQRPMHAILGGGKVADILLWRDRTISAAILFGFTMIWFLFEVVEYNFVSLLCHISMILMLILFIWSTGAELIDWAPPDLRAIMVSDSTFRWLCGKFNSMLSKFYEISSGKDFRTFFLAITILWVLSEIGNYFSSLNLLYLGFLCLATLPAIYERNQDKVDYLASKGNQDMKKLYKKFDRKVLNKIPRGPVKERKRF, encoded by the exons ATGCCGATCTATTCTTCTGATTCTGATGATCCCCGCCCTTCATATTCAGCACCTCCCAAAAGATTATTTGCTCGTCAAAGACCCATGCATGCAATTCTTGGAGGAGGAAAAG TCGCGGATATTTTATTATGGAGGGACAGGACAATATCAGCTGCGATTCTATTTGGATTCACAATGATATGGTTCCTTTTTGAAGTAGTGGAGTACAACTTTGTTTCTCTTTTGTGTCACATTTCCATGATCTTGATGTTGATTCTGTTCATCTGGTCTACTGGGGCTGAACTTATTGATTG GGCTCCTCCTGATTTACGTGCTATCATGGTATCGGATTCAACTTTCAGATGGTTATGTGGAAAATTCAACTCAATGTTATCTAAGTTCTATGAGATTTCATCTGGAAAAGACTTTAGAACCTTTTTCCTG GCAATCACTATTCTCTGGGTATTATCAGAAATTGGAAATTATTTCAGCTCTCTGAATCTGTTGTATTTGG GATTTCTTTGCCTGGCAACATTACCTGCTATTTATGAAAGGAATCAAGACAAAGTGGATTATCTAGCAAGCAAAGGGAACCAAGATATGAAGAAGTTGTACAAGAAATTTGATAGGAAGGTTCTTAACAAGATTCCAAGGGGACCAGTCAAGGAAAGGAAGAGGTTTTAA
- the LOC132615940 gene encoding tropinone reductase 2-like yields the protein MAGRWNLEGCTALVTGGSRGIGYGIVEELAGLGASVYTCSRNQKELNECLTQWRSKGFKVEASVCDLSSRTEREEFMKTVANHFDGKLNILVNNAGIVIYKEAKDYTMEDYSLVMSINFEAAYHLSVLAHPLLKASERGNVVFISSISGASALPYEAVYGATKGAMDQLTRCLAFEWAKDHIRVYGVGPGVIATSLVEMTIQDPEQKENLDKLIDRCAFRRMGEPKELAAVVAFLCFLAASYVTGQIIYVDGGFMANGGF from the exons ATGGCAGGAAGGTGGAATCTTGAAGGCTGCACTGCCCTTGTTACTGGTGGCTCTCGAGGCATAGG gtATGGGATCGTAGAGGAACTAGCAGGTCTTGGAGCATCAGTTTATACATGTTCACGTAATCAAAAGGAGCTTAATGAGTGCTTGACTCAATGGAGAAGTAAAGGTTTTAAAGTTGAAGCATCTGTTTGTGATTTATCATCAAGAACTGAACGAGAGGAGTTTATGAAGACTGTCGCCAATCATTTCGATGGCAAGCTCAATATTTTG GTAAATAATGCTGGTATTGTCATATACAAAGAAGCTAAAGATTACACTATGGAAGATTACTCTCTGGTCATGAGCATCAACTTTGAGGCTGCTTACCATTTGTCTGTACTTGCTCATCCCTTATTAAAGGCATCAGAAAGGGGAAATGTTGTCTTTATTTCTTCTATttctggtgcttctgcacttccatATGAGGCTGTTTATGGAGCAACCAAAG GAGCAATGGATCAACTCACAAGATGCTTAGCGTTTGAGTGGGCAAAGGACCATATTCGTGTCTACGGTGTTGGACCAGGGGTTATTGCAACTTCTCTTGTCGAAATGACAATA CAAGATCCAGAGCAAAAAGAAAACTTGGATAAGTTGATTGATAGATGTGCGTTCCGTCGAATGGGAGAGCCCAAAGAACTTGCAGCAGTGGTTGCATTTCTGTGTTTTCTTGCTGCTTCATATGTCACAGGCCAGATTATATATGTTGATGGTGGATTTATGGCTAATGGTGGTTTTTAA